The Arachis hypogaea cultivar Tifrunner chromosome 19, arahy.Tifrunner.gnm2.J5K5, whole genome shotgun sequence genome has a window encoding:
- the LOC140182250 gene encoding uncharacterized protein has product MRRMKMGATSTKGKMDKKAKNGRRKGKGVPPRDCPLSLLPHDIWVRIAARVALASIQDLFNMQATCKVFLDAARSSAVYMVASVAELPIAVGTHYDERPERGFLYSCANAGNSATMFCTGMMEFFWIGRYVGGMNTLIDATNTGNFHARYMCVMLLLTPSVGHEEYVGRVLRCIPTYRLLKKSKCADNCLGSCSQIRWLR; this is encoded by the coding sequence ATGCGTAGGATGAAAATGGGTGCTACCTCCACCAAAGGCAAAATGGACAAGAAGGCCAAAAATGGAAGAAGGAAAGGGAAAGGTGTTCCCCCGCGCGACTGTCCGCTGAGTCTTCTGCCTCACGATATATGGGTGAGAATTGCCGCAAGGGTTGCGTTGGCCTCGATCCAGGATCTGTTTAACATGCAGGCGACATGTAAGGTGTTTTTGGATGCAGCCCGTTCATCTGCGGTGTACATGGTGGCCTCTGTGGCGGAGCTACCCATCGCTGTCGGTACTCACTACGACGAACGTCCTGAGCGGGGGTTCCTCTATAGCTGCGCGAACGCAGGAAATTCCGCCACTATGTTCTGTACAGGGATGATGGAATTCTTCTGGATTGGCCGCTACGTCGGAGGGATGAACACCCTGATTGATGCCACCAATACGGGCAATTTCCACGCGCGCTACATGTGTGTGATGCTGCTACTTACACCCAGTGTCGGGCACGAGGAGTATGTTGGTAGGGTTTTGAGATGTATACCAACGTACAGGCTTCTGAAAAAATCAAAATGTGCAGATAACTGTTTGGGCAGCTGTTCACAAATCCGTTGGTTGAGGTGA